The following proteins come from a genomic window of Tepidiforma thermophila:
- a CDS encoding ABC transporter ATP-binding protein, whose translation MTALASLQGVTYTYPGAAGPALEGAALDLEPGAFALVAGPSASGKSTLLRVFNGLVPQFHGGTISGSARVAGLDPFATPARRMALAVGMVFQEPEAQAVAETVQDEIVFGMEQQAVPPAEMRRRLERVLAELGIGHLRGRRLATLSGGERQRVAIAAVLALEPQLLVLDEPTSQLDGDGADAVLAAVEALHRRGDLAIVLAEHRLERLLHRVDAVVAVEGGRVAAAPPGEAAQTLRSVPPAVELARWLGADPLPLTVDGVRAALSGRLPAARPRPYPPPGDELLRAEGLTVAYGPVEALRGVSLTLREGELVALVGPNGSGKTTLFRALAGLVEPGRGEMRFARAAAPRSPRERTRHAGLVPQDPALALYQEQVAAELAETLRHRGLPRGRADVEAAARAWGIADLLARDPRDLSVGQQQRVAIAAMLAHGPRTWLMDEPTRGMDGPAKAWLAARLRDHAAAGGAAIVATHDIEAAALFATRVVGLRAGEVVFDLPAREAFAADGPLPTQVARLVPGAVTLDEVVLPCAA comes from the coding sequence GTGACGGCGCTGGCCAGCCTCCAGGGCGTCACCTACACCTACCCGGGCGCGGCCGGGCCCGCCCTCGAAGGCGCCGCGCTCGACCTCGAACCGGGCGCCTTCGCCCTCGTGGCCGGCCCCTCCGCGAGCGGCAAATCCACGCTCCTCCGCGTCTTCAACGGCCTCGTCCCGCAGTTCCACGGCGGGACCATCTCCGGCAGCGCCCGCGTGGCCGGGCTCGACCCCTTCGCCACGCCGGCCCGGCGGATGGCCCTGGCCGTCGGCATGGTCTTCCAGGAGCCGGAGGCCCAGGCCGTGGCCGAAACCGTCCAGGACGAAATCGTCTTCGGCATGGAGCAGCAGGCCGTCCCGCCGGCCGAGATGCGCCGGCGGCTCGAACGGGTGCTCGCCGAGCTCGGCATCGGCCACCTCCGCGGGCGGCGGCTCGCGACCCTCTCCGGCGGCGAACGCCAGCGGGTCGCCATCGCCGCTGTCCTCGCGCTCGAACCGCAGCTCCTCGTCCTCGACGAACCGACCTCCCAGCTCGACGGCGACGGCGCCGATGCCGTCCTCGCCGCGGTCGAGGCCCTCCACCGCCGGGGCGACCTCGCCATCGTCCTCGCCGAGCACCGGCTCGAACGCCTCCTCCACCGGGTCGATGCCGTTGTCGCCGTTGAGGGCGGCCGGGTGGCTGCCGCGCCGCCGGGCGAAGCGGCGCAGACGCTCCGCTCGGTGCCCCCCGCGGTCGAACTCGCCCGGTGGCTCGGGGCCGACCCGCTCCCGCTGACGGTCGACGGCGTGCGTGCGGCCCTCTCCGGCCGGCTCCCGGCAGCACGCCCGCGGCCGTACCCCCCGCCGGGCGACGAGCTGCTCCGCGCCGAGGGGCTGACCGTGGCCTACGGGCCGGTCGAGGCGCTGCGCGGCGTGTCGCTCACCCTGCGCGAAGGGGAGCTGGTCGCGCTCGTCGGGCCCAACGGCAGCGGCAAGACGACCCTCTTCCGCGCGCTCGCGGGCCTGGTCGAACCGGGCCGCGGCGAGATGCGCTTCGCCCGCGCGGCCGCGCCCCGCTCACCCCGGGAGCGGACCCGCCACGCCGGCCTCGTCCCGCAGGACCCGGCGCTCGCCCTCTACCAGGAGCAGGTCGCCGCCGAGCTCGCCGAGACGCTCCGCCACCGCGGCCTCCCCCGCGGCCGGGCCGACGTCGAAGCCGCCGCCCGGGCCTGGGGCATCGCCGACCTCCTCGCCCGCGACCCGCGCGACCTCTCCGTCGGCCAGCAGCAGCGGGTCGCCATCGCCGCCATGCTCGCCCACGGCCCCCGAACCTGGCTGATGGACGAACCGACCCGCGGCATGGACGGCCCGGCGAAGGCCTGGCTCGCCGCCCGCCTGCGCGACCACGCCGCCGCCGGCGGCGCGGCCATCGTCGCCACCCACGACATCGAAGCAGCCGCGCTCTTCGCCACCCGCGTCGTCGGGCTCCGCGCCGGCGAGGTCGTCTTCGACCTGCCCGCCCGCGAGGCGTTCGCGGCCGATGGGCCCCTCCCCACCCAGGTCGCCCGGCTCGTGCCCGGGGCGGTCACCCTCGACGAGGTCGTGCTCCCGTGCGCCGCCTGA
- a CDS encoding glycerophosphodiester phosphodiesterase, with amino-acid sequence MPPELPAGLFAIAHRAGNEPARLAEAVAAGARVVEADLWLHRGHIEVRHTKTAGPLPILWDRWELRPGWGPRLRLPELLELAPAHILLHLDLKGWDDRLGPAVRQAMAALAPGRPYLVSAQRWSLLAPFEAAEEALVVHSIGSARRFERLAGKLGGRRAAAVAIHRELLTPERAERLHALSGAVLTWPVNDPALLGPLAALGVRGVISDSLAIVRAVAPAGAAG; translated from the coding sequence ATGCCGCCTGAGCTGCCGGCCGGGCTGTTCGCCATCGCCCACCGCGCAGGGAACGAGCCCGCGCGGCTGGCTGAAGCGGTTGCCGCCGGCGCCAGGGTCGTCGAAGCCGACCTGTGGCTGCATCGTGGCCACATCGAGGTGCGCCACACGAAGACCGCCGGGCCGCTGCCCATCCTCTGGGACCGCTGGGAGCTGCGTCCCGGCTGGGGCCCGCGGCTCCGCCTGCCGGAGCTGCTGGAGCTGGCGCCCGCTCACATCCTCCTCCACCTCGACCTGAAGGGGTGGGACGACCGGCTCGGGCCGGCCGTGCGGCAGGCGATGGCCGCGCTTGCGCCGGGGCGGCCCTACCTCGTGAGCGCCCAGCGCTGGTCGCTGCTCGCGCCGTTCGAGGCCGCCGAGGAGGCGCTGGTGGTCCACTCGATCGGCAGCGCGCGGCGGTTCGAGCGGCTCGCGGGAAAGCTCGGCGGACGGCGGGCCGCAGCCGTCGCCATCCACCGGGAGCTGCTGACGCCGGAGCGGGCCGAGCGGCTCCATGCGCTGAGCGGGGCGGTGCTCACCTGGCCGGTGAACGACCCGGCGCTGCTCGGGCCGCTCGCTGCGCTGGGGGTGCGCGGCGTCATCAGCGATTCGCTCGCCATTGTGCGGGCGGTCGCGCCGGCGGGCGCGGCGGGCTAG
- a CDS encoding glycosyltransferase family 2 protein has protein sequence MTAPATSARLDDAPLTLPERPLVSIVIPCLNEERYITGLLDALAAQDYGPDGIEVIVADGGSTDATRELVRSYCSPFARLELVDNPRRITVAGLNEGMKAARGDCWIIIGAHSTVRPDFVRQSVEALKRTGAACVGGPIDTVGEGAVGRAIAAAMSSPFGVGNAKFRYANEAGYVDTVPFGCYHRRVWEVVGEFDETVDGADEDSYNARVIEAGGRIWLDPAIRSTYYPRRTLQALARQYREYGAAKGTLFARGRPLRPRHFAPSAMVVGGPALWLAGRVSKTARLALRGLALAYLGLGGFAAYRAAKRHGANPVLTFAAMATMHLAYGAGFLEGWWRERANRA, from the coding sequence ATGACCGCGCCAGCCACGTCTGCCCGCCTCGACGATGCCCCGCTCACCCTTCCCGAGCGGCCGCTCGTCTCGATCGTCATCCCCTGCCTGAACGAAGAGCGGTACATCACGGGGCTGCTCGATGCGCTCGCCGCGCAGGACTACGGCCCGGACGGGATCGAGGTCATCGTGGCCGACGGCGGCAGCACCGATGCGACGCGCGAGCTGGTGCGGAGCTACTGCTCACCCTTCGCCCGCCTCGAACTTGTCGACAACCCACGCCGGATTACGGTGGCCGGCCTGAACGAGGGGATGAAGGCGGCGCGCGGCGACTGCTGGATCATCATCGGGGCGCACAGCACGGTGCGGCCCGACTTCGTCCGCCAGTCGGTCGAAGCGCTGAAGCGGACCGGCGCGGCCTGCGTCGGCGGGCCGATCGACACAGTCGGCGAGGGCGCCGTGGGCCGCGCCATCGCGGCCGCGATGTCCTCCCCGTTCGGCGTCGGCAACGCGAAGTTCCGCTACGCGAACGAAGCGGGCTACGTCGATACGGTGCCGTTCGGCTGCTACCACCGGCGGGTCTGGGAGGTGGTCGGCGAATTCGACGAAACGGTCGACGGCGCCGACGAGGACAGCTACAACGCCCGCGTCATCGAAGCCGGCGGGCGGATCTGGCTGGACCCGGCGATCCGCTCGACCTACTACCCGCGGCGGACACTGCAGGCGCTGGCACGGCAGTACCGGGAGTACGGCGCGGCGAAGGGCACGCTCTTCGCGCGGGGGCGGCCGCTCCGGCCGCGGCACTTCGCGCCCTCGGCGATGGTCGTCGGCGGGCCCGCGCTCTGGCTGGCGGGGCGGGTTTCGAAAACGGCGCGGCTCGCCCTGCGCGGGCTGGCGCTTGCCTACCTCGGGCTCGGCGGGTTCGCGGCGTACCGGGCCGCAAAGCGCCATGGCGCGAACCCGGTGCTCACCTTTGCCGCCATGGCCACCATGCACCTCGCCTACGGGGCCGGCTTCCTCGAAGGCTGGTGGCGCGAACGCGCGAACCGGGCCTGA
- a CDS encoding ECF transporter S component, with product MAVSLPALARPRAAARLDPGAVVFVLLNLLGLFAYLHPFFAPGVVEEGSAWFAHRTDAPAVFAGIAALCLVLVVADLAGGGVDSKRLAVLGVLSALAAVLRTITLPAGANLYFFLVILGAFTFGARLGFLLGALSFFLSAVVTGGFGPWLPFQMFAAAWMGATAGLLGRAADRAEMGPRSRLALVIAFGSAWGLIYGAITNLWAWPWIVSGPDISYEPGLGPAETLRRYWNYYLLTSLGWDLFRTVCNAVVLAAVGGPILRALLRFRERFAFQVDAGPPTSRSRPARPPAPPSALPRRTP from the coding sequence GTGGCCGTTAGCCTGCCTGCCCTCGCCCGCCCGCGCGCTGCGGCCCGCCTCGACCCCGGCGCCGTCGTCTTCGTGCTGCTCAACCTGCTCGGGCTGTTCGCCTACCTCCACCCCTTCTTCGCGCCCGGCGTCGTCGAGGAAGGCTCGGCCTGGTTCGCCCACCGCACCGATGCCCCGGCGGTGTTCGCAGGGATTGCGGCCCTCTGCCTCGTCCTCGTCGTGGCCGACCTCGCCGGCGGGGGCGTCGACAGCAAGCGGCTGGCGGTGCTGGGGGTGCTGTCGGCGCTCGCAGCGGTGCTCCGCACCATCACCCTGCCCGCGGGGGCGAACCTCTACTTCTTCCTGGTCATCCTCGGCGCGTTCACCTTCGGCGCCCGGCTGGGCTTCCTGCTCGGCGCGCTCTCCTTCTTCCTCAGCGCCGTCGTGACCGGCGGGTTCGGCCCCTGGCTGCCGTTCCAGATGTTCGCCGCGGCCTGGATGGGCGCCACCGCCGGGCTGCTCGGCCGGGCCGCCGACCGGGCGGAGATGGGCCCCCGCAGCCGCCTCGCGCTGGTCATCGCCTTCGGATCGGCCTGGGGCCTCATCTATGGCGCCATCACCAACCTCTGGGCCTGGCCCTGGATCGTCTCCGGGCCGGATATCTCCTACGAACCCGGCCTCGGCCCGGCCGAAACCCTCCGCCGCTACTGGAACTACTACCTCCTCACCAGCCTCGGCTGGGACCTTTTCCGGACCGTCTGCAACGCCGTCGTCCTTGCCGCCGTGGGCGGGCCCATCCTCCGCGCGCTCCTCCGCTTCCGCGAACGGTTCGCCTTCCAGGTCGACGCTGGCCCGCCTACGTCCCGCAGCCGGCCGGCGCGACCGCCCGCGCCGCCGTCCGCCCTGCCCCGTCGTACGCCGTGA
- a CDS encoding phosphatase PAP2 family protein: MTHGGFRNGETLDARRAGLAAARELGIMFVAVIAYFAIRGFTEGAYDDALANARRVVDLEQLLGIHIEEELQELILGSHALVTLANWVYIWGHWPFIAAVAAWLVISHPAEYRAIRNAFLVSGSVGLVIFATFPVAPPRLFDPSFVDTVTEHSRAYRVLQPPALVNQYAALPSFHFGWNLLIGLGIVRCAQRRWLKAAGVAAPAAMGLATVLTANHYLLDLAAGAAIALAALYAVELARGRRFAPWAIRAWVRPLERVPADAA, translated from the coding sequence ATGACGCATGGCGGTTTCCGGAATGGCGAAACGCTGGATGCCCGGCGGGCCGGCCTGGCCGCAGCCCGCGAGCTGGGGATCATGTTCGTCGCCGTCATCGCCTACTTCGCCATCCGCGGGTTCACCGAAGGCGCCTACGACGACGCGCTGGCGAACGCGCGCCGGGTCGTCGACCTCGAGCAGCTGCTCGGCATCCACATCGAAGAGGAGCTGCAGGAGCTGATCCTCGGCTCCCATGCGCTGGTGACGCTGGCGAACTGGGTCTACATCTGGGGCCACTGGCCGTTTATCGCCGCGGTGGCGGCCTGGCTGGTCATCAGCCACCCGGCCGAGTACCGGGCGATCCGCAATGCCTTCCTTGTCTCTGGGAGCGTCGGCCTCGTCATCTTCGCCACCTTTCCCGTGGCGCCGCCGCGGCTGTTCGACCCGTCGTTTGTGGATACCGTGACCGAGCATTCGCGGGCGTACCGGGTGCTCCAGCCGCCGGCGCTGGTGAACCAGTACGCCGCCCTGCCGAGCTTCCATTTCGGCTGGAACCTGCTCATCGGCCTGGGCATCGTGCGGTGCGCGCAGCGGCGATGGCTGAAGGCAGCCGGGGTGGCAGCCCCGGCGGCGATGGGCCTGGCGACGGTGCTGACCGCCAACCACTACCTCCTCGACCTTGCGGCCGGGGCGGCGATCGCCCTGGCGGCGCTCTACGCGGTGGAGCTGGCGCGCGGGCGCCGGTTCGCGCCGTGGGCGATCCGGGCCTGGGTCCGGCCGCTGGAGCGGGTGCCCGCCGATGCCGCCTGA
- a CDS encoding sigma-70 family RNA polymerase sigma factor — MTQLTDADLVEAAQGGDRQALASLYERYVDAVYDFAARLVRDRDEAADIAQETFLKAMNGLGGLKQGASFRGWLFSIARNTALNRLERRGRTRPLTAAGDDGEELTLDVVDTSRFASPEEAAEAAAAARLVWEAASALDPRQLSLLDLHVRQGLDAEEIAQALGITRNNAYVLLHRLKKAVESAISAYVLWKQAGERCEGLAAVLAPAAAGGALTPAIRREVDRHVERCADCRERRRKLAPLAVFGALAPVAPPPGIRAAGLEQLLRQPRPPAPARREPPGQPKQPPGGPARDAHHGFTSPQFLRAGALLGVAAGLLVLALVLPFSPLALTRGDGNGLRMGAPAGETPRPGGSSTIIIPVSPSATATATAAAAGSPTAPPSPSSGGAPGGTAATSTPAATSTPAPVTPTAAATANPSPTGTVATPTASPTPCTPAIGLPPGTGGLTIPAGGQASFQLQNATGCPAGFSLAYGAAWLVGPAGGTVPAFGSVTVTLRVDPGALPAEEGDYPATVTVTGPANSFTLPVTARRGGQPPQLLSASAACAGASRPGANFVAEAADDVAVVRVTVTFAGEGGPVTLDLGHAGGTRWTLGTQVSLQGVGQVTFTAYDGAGRTAARAVAPAGCGT; from the coding sequence ATGACCCAGCTCACTGACGCGGACCTCGTCGAAGCCGCACAGGGCGGCGACCGGCAGGCGCTCGCCTCGCTGTACGAGCGCTACGTCGATGCCGTCTACGACTTTGCTGCGCGCCTGGTGCGCGACCGCGACGAGGCCGCCGACATTGCGCAGGAGACGTTCCTCAAGGCCATGAACGGGCTCGGCGGGCTCAAGCAGGGGGCCAGTTTCCGCGGCTGGCTGTTCAGCATCGCGCGGAACACCGCGCTCAACCGGCTCGAACGGCGGGGCCGAACCCGGCCGCTCACGGCCGCCGGCGACGACGGCGAAGAGCTCACCCTCGATGTGGTGGACACTTCCCGCTTCGCCAGCCCCGAGGAGGCGGCCGAGGCCGCGGCGGCAGCCCGGCTCGTCTGGGAGGCGGCCAGCGCGCTCGACCCGCGCCAGCTCTCGCTGCTCGACCTCCACGTGCGGCAGGGGCTCGACGCCGAGGAGATTGCGCAGGCGCTCGGCATCACCCGGAACAACGCCTATGTGCTCCTCCACCGGCTGAAGAAGGCGGTGGAGAGCGCGATTTCGGCCTACGTGCTCTGGAAGCAGGCCGGCGAACGGTGCGAAGGGCTCGCGGCGGTGCTCGCACCGGCCGCGGCCGGGGGCGCGCTCACCCCGGCCATCCGGAGGGAGGTCGACCGGCACGTGGAGCGGTGCGCCGACTGCCGCGAGCGGCGGCGGAAGCTCGCGCCGCTCGCCGTCTTCGGGGCGCTGGCGCCGGTGGCGCCGCCGCCGGGCATCCGCGCGGCCGGGCTGGAGCAGCTGCTCCGGCAGCCGCGGCCGCCGGCGCCGGCCCGCCGGGAGCCCCCGGGCCAGCCCAAGCAGCCGCCGGGCGGCCCGGCCCGGGACGCGCACCACGGGTTCACCTCGCCGCAGTTCCTCCGCGCGGGCGCGCTGCTCGGGGTGGCCGCCGGGCTCCTGGTCCTCGCCCTTGTGCTGCCGTTCAGCCCGCTCGCGCTCACCCGGGGCGACGGCAACGGCCTGCGCATGGGTGCGCCCGCCGGCGAGACCCCGCGGCCGGGCGGCAGTTCGACCATCATCATCCCCGTCAGCCCTTCGGCGACGGCCACGGCCACGGCCGCTGCCGCCGGTTCGCCCACGGCGCCTCCGAGCCCATCGTCGGGCGGGGCGCCGGGCGGCACCGCCGCCACCTCCACGCCCGCTGCGACATCAACGCCGGCGCCCGTGACGCCCACCGCCGCGGCCACGGCGAACCCGTCGCCGACCGGCACCGTCGCCACACCGACCGCGAGCCCCACGCCGTGCACCCCGGCCATCGGCCTGCCGCCGGGCACGGGCGGGCTGACCATCCCGGCCGGCGGCCAGGCGAGCTTCCAGCTCCAGAACGCGACGGGCTGCCCGGCGGGCTTTTCCCTCGCCTACGGCGCCGCCTGGCTGGTCGGGCCTGCGGGCGGGACGGTGCCGGCCTTCGGTTCGGTGACGGTGACCCTGCGGGTCGACCCCGGGGCGCTCCCGGCCGAGGAGGGCGACTACCCGGCGACGGTGACGGTGACCGGGCCGGCGAACAGCTTCACCCTGCCCGTCACGGCCCGGAGGGGCGGGCAGCCGCCGCAGCTCCTCTCGGCGAGCGCAGCCTGCGCCGGGGCGTCGCGGCCGGGCGCGAACTTTGTCGCCGAGGCGGCTGATGACGTCGCCGTCGTGCGGGTGACCGTGACGTTCGCCGGCGAGGGCGGCCCGGTGACCCTCGACCTCGGCCACGCGGGCGGCACGCGCTGGACGCTCGGCACGCAGGTAAGCCTCCAGGGCGTGGGGCAGGTCACCTTCACGGCGTACGACGGGGCAGGGCGGACGGCGGCGCGGGCGGTCGCGCCGGCCGGCTGCGGGACGTAG
- a CDS encoding LLM class F420-dependent oxidoreductase, with protein MKYGIQMFPTDYAIPVTELGRAAEELGFESVFFPEHTHIPTSRRTPWPGGGELPKEYSHTLDPFVVCAAVAAVTKTLKVGTGVCLVMQRDPIITAKEVASVDHFSGGRFLFGIGGGWNEDEMENHGTDPKLRWKILRERILAMKEIWTKEEAEFHGKFVNFDPIWQWPKPVQKPHPPILVGGAGPHTLDRVLEYGDGWMPIGGRTGQVLAGMIRELQERAKAAGRGPIPVSVFGVPPSKEVIEQYAEMGVDRVIFGVRPEGADQVLPALKRYAEVAGL; from the coding sequence ATGAAGTACGGCATCCAGATGTTCCCGACGGACTACGCGATCCCGGTCACCGAGCTCGGCCGGGCCGCCGAGGAGCTCGGCTTCGAATCCGTCTTCTTCCCGGAGCACACCCACATCCCCACCAGCCGCCGGACCCCCTGGCCGGGCGGCGGCGAGCTCCCGAAGGAGTATTCGCACACGCTCGACCCCTTCGTCGTCTGCGCGGCCGTGGCGGCGGTTACGAAGACGCTGAAGGTGGGCACCGGCGTCTGCCTCGTGATGCAGCGCGACCCGATCATCACGGCGAAGGAGGTCGCCTCGGTCGACCATTTCTCGGGCGGCCGGTTCCTCTTCGGCATCGGCGGCGGCTGGAACGAAGACGAGATGGAGAACCACGGCACCGACCCGAAGCTGCGCTGGAAGATCCTGCGCGAGCGGATCCTGGCGATGAAGGAGATCTGGACGAAAGAGGAGGCGGAGTTCCACGGGAAGTTCGTGAACTTCGACCCGATCTGGCAGTGGCCGAAGCCGGTGCAGAAGCCGCACCCGCCGATCCTCGTGGGCGGGGCCGGCCCGCACACCCTCGACCGCGTGCTCGAGTACGGCGACGGCTGGATGCCGATCGGCGGGCGGACGGGCCAGGTGCTGGCCGGCATGATCCGCGAGCTGCAGGAGCGGGCGAAGGCTGCCGGCCGCGGGCCGATCCCGGTCTCCGTTTTCGGGGTGCCGCCCTCGAAGGAGGTCATCGAACAGTACGCCGAGATGGGCGTCGACCGCGTCATCTTCGGCGTCCGACCCGAAGGCGCCGACCAGGTGCTCCCGGCCCTGAAGCGGTACGCGGAGGTCGCCGGGCTGTAG
- a CDS encoding energy-coupling factor transporter transmembrane component T, translating into MHPASWVGWVLAVMVVALATTNPFYLSLLLLAVVLVAVVAPREGTGVVSFRALAVFGVVMFALSLGIAAINGSYGDHILFTLPGPRVPEWLGGLRLGGPVSAEGFAAASIRGLAILSILFAYGVFNSAVSPHRLLRSTPAALFQASLVVTVGLTLLPSSVEDLRRVREMRALRGAPGGLRELPALVVPAIVGGLERSLRLAEAMEARGYGASPPLPARARLAAAASAPLLIAAAWLWFYETDWRPAALGLFAAALALLAFWWRAASRARPVTRFERERLPAAERAGLVLAGALALGALGLRLTGHGAMDYNPFAGLEVPGFELLPALIAVASAWPAVLLIARPAPAPAASPEARFAPERAP; encoded by the coding sequence ATGCACCCGGCGAGCTGGGTCGGCTGGGTCCTCGCGGTGATGGTGGTGGCCCTCGCCACCACCAACCCGTTCTACCTGTCGCTCCTCCTGCTCGCCGTGGTGCTCGTGGCGGTCGTCGCCCCGCGCGAAGGCACCGGCGTCGTCAGCTTCCGCGCCCTGGCCGTCTTCGGCGTGGTGATGTTCGCGCTCTCGCTCGGCATCGCCGCCATCAACGGCAGCTACGGCGACCACATCCTCTTCACCCTGCCCGGCCCGCGCGTGCCCGAGTGGCTCGGCGGGCTGCGGCTCGGCGGGCCGGTCTCGGCTGAAGGCTTCGCCGCAGCGTCGATCCGCGGGCTTGCCATTCTCTCCATCCTCTTCGCCTACGGCGTCTTCAACAGCGCCGTGAGCCCCCACCGGCTGCTCCGCTCGACGCCGGCAGCGCTCTTCCAGGCCAGCCTCGTCGTGACGGTCGGCCTGACGCTCCTCCCGTCGAGCGTGGAGGACCTCCGCCGCGTGCGGGAGATGCGGGCCCTGCGCGGGGCGCCCGGCGGCCTGCGCGAACTGCCCGCGCTCGTGGTGCCCGCCATCGTCGGCGGCCTCGAACGCTCGCTCCGGCTGGCCGAGGCGATGGAGGCCCGCGGCTACGGCGCGAGCCCGCCGCTCCCTGCGCGGGCCCGGCTCGCTGCCGCTGCTTCGGCCCCGCTGCTCATCGCCGCGGCCTGGCTCTGGTTCTACGAAACGGACTGGCGGCCGGCGGCCCTCGGCCTCTTCGCAGCTGCGCTGGCGCTCCTCGCGTTTTGGTGGAGAGCCGCCAGCCGCGCCCGTCCCGTGACCCGCTTCGAACGGGAGCGGCTGCCGGCGGCCGAGCGGGCCGGGCTGGTCCTCGCCGGGGCGCTCGCCCTCGGCGCGCTCGGCCTGCGCCTCACCGGCCACGGGGCGATGGACTACAACCCGTTCGCCGGCCTCGAGGTGCCGGGCTTCGAACTCCTGCCCGCGCTCATCGCCGTCGCCAGCGCCTGGCCGGCTGTCCTCCTCATCGCCCGGCCCGCCCCTGCCCCGGCCGCCTCGCCCGAGGCGCGGTTTGCCCCGGAGCGCGCCCCGTGA
- a CDS encoding prenyltransferase/squalene oxidase repeat-containing protein — protein MKRLVLAFAAALAVLPAAAFAALPATDAVIKGAAFIKTVQRPDGSYAESPGQTIDAILAVRAAGYDPRLDVKDGKSPVDWLIAAAPSITSPVSAAKAALGAKALGLDPKNVGGTDLVAIAQGGYDAETGAYANNAFSQSIAILGLACTGNPVGPKAADNLKAASVEGGGWGFGGNADPDTTAIAIQALLAAGVPKTDPKVAEGLAWLKANQGNDGGWGFDPNDSNTSSTAFAIQALLALGEDPESAAYTKNGVTPVQYLLSKQLPDGSFVGYDPAFAANQVVPALAGRTFCNAAETPITRTRPAAQPTPTPQPTTPAASPTPQATTPAPRPPATGDTAAAQPGSPAPALAAGGLLLLALGGAAAAAARRRTGA, from the coding sequence ATGAAACGGCTTGTCCTTGCCTTCGCCGCGGCCCTCGCCGTGCTCCCCGCGGCCGCCTTCGCCGCGCTTCCCGCCACCGATGCCGTCATCAAAGGCGCAGCCTTCATCAAGACCGTGCAGCGCCCCGACGGCAGCTACGCCGAATCGCCCGGGCAGACCATCGACGCCATCCTCGCCGTCCGCGCGGCCGGCTACGATCCCCGCCTCGACGTGAAGGACGGCAAGTCCCCGGTCGACTGGCTGATCGCCGCCGCACCGTCGATCACCTCCCCCGTCTCAGCGGCGAAAGCAGCGCTCGGCGCGAAAGCGCTCGGCCTCGACCCGAAGAACGTGGGCGGCACCGACCTGGTCGCCATCGCCCAGGGCGGCTACGACGCCGAGACCGGCGCCTACGCGAACAACGCCTTCAGCCAGTCGATCGCCATCCTCGGCCTGGCCTGCACCGGCAACCCCGTCGGCCCGAAGGCGGCCGACAATCTCAAGGCGGCTTCCGTCGAGGGCGGCGGCTGGGGATTCGGCGGCAACGCCGACCCCGATACGACGGCGATCGCCATCCAGGCCCTCCTCGCGGCCGGCGTCCCGAAGACCGACCCGAAAGTTGCCGAGGGCCTCGCCTGGCTGAAGGCGAACCAGGGCAACGACGGCGGCTGGGGCTTCGACCCGAACGATTCGAACACCTCGTCGACTGCCTTCGCTATCCAGGCCCTCCTCGCCCTCGGTGAGGACCCGGAATCGGCGGCCTACACCAAGAACGGTGTCACGCCCGTCCAGTACCTCCTCAGCAAGCAGCTCCCGGACGGCTCCTTCGTCGGCTACGACCCGGCCTTCGCGGCGAACCAGGTGGTGCCTGCGCTCGCCGGCCGCACCTTCTGCAACGCTGCGGAGACGCCGATCACCCGCACCCGGCCGGCCGCGCAGCCGACGCCGACCCCGCAGCCGACAACCCCGGCGGCCTCGCCGACGCCGCAGGCCACGACCCCGGCGCCGCGCCCGCCGGCCACCGGCGATACCGCTGCCGCGCAGCCGGGCAGCCCCGCGCCCGCGCTCGCGGCCGGCGGGCTGCTCCTCCTCGCCCTCGGTGGCGCGGCTGCCGCAGCCGCCCGCCGGCGCACCGGCGCCTGA